From a region of the Mycoplasma miroungigenitalium genome:
- a CDS encoding energy-coupling factor transporter ATPase, with the protein MIKVKDLVFKYPDADRNAIDGISFEIPDGKYVAILGHNGSGKSTFSKLLVALYKPASGSIEINGIVISAQTLREVRKQIGIIFQNPDNQFVGASVEDDIAFGLENKCLKREEMKPIIDELANRVGMKNYLTREPHLLSGGQKQRVAIASVLALDPNVIIFDEVTSMLDPVGKNQVLNIIREIQSKREKTLISITHDMDEAIMADYCLVFSQGKIIAQGAPKDILNNKEIVEIAKIDSPFIYKLSDKIKGVEPTYNEHELLEQLCKLK; encoded by the coding sequence ATGATTAAAGTTAAAGATTTAGTATTTAAATACCCCGATGCTGATCGCAACGCAATTGATGGTATTAGTTTTGAAATTCCCGACGGTAAATACGTCGCTATTTTAGGTCACAATGGTTCCGGAAAATCTACATTTTCAAAATTGCTAGTAGCACTTTATAAACCCGCTAGTGGTTCAATTGAAATAAACGGAATAGTCATCAGTGCTCAAACACTTCGTGAAGTAAGAAAGCAAATAGGAATTATTTTTCAAAATCCAGATAATCAATTTGTGGGTGCTTCTGTTGAAGATGATATTGCCTTCGGTTTGGAAAACAAATGCTTAAAACGTGAGGAAATGAAGCCTATTATTGATGAATTAGCTAATAGAGTCGGTATGAAAAATTATTTGACTCGTGAACCTCATCTACTTTCAGGTGGTCAAAAACAAAGGGTTGCTATTGCTTCGGTTTTAGCCTTAGATCCTAATGTAATAATTTTTGACGAGGTAACATCAATGTTGGACCCAGTTGGTAAAAATCAAGTCTTAAATATTATTCGCGAAATTCAGTCAAAAAGAGAAAAAACACTTATTTCGATTACTCATGATATGGATGAAGCTATTATGGCTGACTATTGTTTAGTATTCTCCCAAGGAAAAATAATTGCTCAAGGGGCTCCGAAGGATATATTAAATAATAAGGAAATAGTTGAAATTGCCAAAATTGATTCACCATTTATTTATAAATTGAGCGACAAAATTAAAGGTGTCGAGCCAACATACAATGAACATGAACTATTGGAGCAACTATGCAAATTAAAATAA
- a CDS encoding transketolase family protein, protein MNKDKLLVSAMQGLALDTINKAKGGHSGMALGAAEITETLFTKHLNITNLNPKWVNRDKFLLSAGHGSVSIYTIMHYMGLLTLDDMKNYRNLNSKTPAHPETDAFEYVDASTGSLGQGIAMGVGMAIARDFLANKFNKPDFKLFDHSVYVLHGDGCLQEGIAHEAIQLAGTLQLDKFVLIHDFNKIQLDSEVKMVNNTDLMKYFEAMNFNVFRIDSSTENIDKIFNEIKQINGPTYIQIHTKIAQHTPNEGTVKGHSGVFDEQTTIEIKNKLKLDFTEPFKYDISNYEYAQSFWKNKNLRYGNWNKLVENYNTKYPELSIELDKLLKNKIQYDFSKINYTKANLSTREYTKQILNFIEQNYWSYIGGSADLTSSTNVGFQKDFTLGGHNLRYGIREHAMTAINNGINLTTNLKTFASTFLAFSDYAKGALRMASLMKLPAINIYSHDSYAIGSDGPSHQPIEQITMLRAIPNMKVLRPCDENEITWAFNYAMNQNDHQISIITSRQNLESFSSDINTLNTTNCVRLINTLKGRSTHFLTLLASGSEVMLANKAAKKLNSDLGINVRIFSVPFLQELTEKREIIQKLSIDKYPILAIEASNDCTWYKFAQYTELDVVLASNFGASADAKTVYEMNGFNIQNIVSRALKLLKIS, encoded by the coding sequence ATGAATAAAGATAAATTACTAGTCTCAGCAATGCAAGGATTAGCTTTGGACACCATCAACAAAGCAAAGGGAGGGCATTCTGGAATGGCACTTGGCGCAGCCGAAATAACAGAAACACTATTTACTAAACATTTAAACATAACTAACCTTAATCCTAAATGAGTAAATAGAGATAAATTTTTGCTATCTGCGGGTCATGGATCTGTGTCAATTTACACAATTATGCACTATATGGGTTTATTAACTCTTGATGATATGAAAAATTATAGAAATTTAAATTCGAAAACACCAGCTCACCCTGAGACTGATGCATTCGAATACGTTGATGCATCGACGGGTTCTCTAGGTCAAGGCATCGCAATGGGTGTTGGTATGGCGATTGCCAGAGATTTTCTTGCGAATAAGTTCAATAAACCTGATTTCAAACTGTTTGATCACTCAGTTTATGTTCTACATGGAGATGGATGCTTACAAGAAGGAATTGCTCACGAAGCTATTCAGTTAGCAGGTACATTACAATTAGACAAATTCGTTTTAATTCACGATTTCAATAAAATTCAGCTTGATTCAGAAGTAAAAATGGTTAATAATACAGATTTAATGAAATATTTTGAAGCTATGAATTTTAATGTATTTAGAATTGACTCAAGCACCGAAAATATTGACAAAATATTTAATGAAATCAAACAAATAAATGGTCCAACATATATTCAAATTCATACCAAAATCGCCCAACACACTCCAAATGAAGGCACCGTTAAGGGACACTCGGGTGTATTTGACGAGCAAACAACAATTGAAATTAAAAACAAATTAAAACTTGATTTTACTGAACCATTCAAGTACGATATTTCAAATTACGAATATGCTCAGTCGTTTTGAAAAAACAAAAATTTAAGATACGGAAATTGAAACAAACTAGTAGAAAACTATAATACTAAATATCCTGAATTATCTATTGAATTAGACAAATTACTGAAAAACAAAATTCAGTATGATTTTAGCAAAATAAATTACACAAAAGCTAATTTATCAACGCGTGAATATACAAAACAAATTTTGAACTTTATTGAACAAAATTATTGAAGTTATATTGGTGGCTCTGCTGATTTAACTTCTTCAACAAATGTGGGATTCCAGAAAGACTTCACACTTGGCGGACATAATTTAAGATACGGAATACGCGAACACGCTATGACTGCTATAAATAACGGTATAAATTTAACGACAAACCTTAAAACATTTGCTTCTACTTTTCTAGCTTTTAGTGATTACGCAAAAGGGGCCTTAAGAATGGCTTCGTTAATGAAATTACCAGCTATAAATATTTACTCTCACGATTCTTACGCGATAGGTTCTGACGGCCCTTCTCACCAACCAATTGAGCAAATAACAATGTTGAGAGCAATACCAAATATGAAAGTATTAAGACCATGTGATGAAAACGAAATAACTTGAGCTTTTAATTATGCCATGAACCAAAATGACCATCAAATAAGCATCATAACATCTCGTCAAAATTTAGAATCATTTAGCAGTGATATTAATACATTGAACACAACTAATTGTGTGAGATTAATCAATACACTCAAAGGTCGTTCAACACACTTTTTAACATTGCTTGCTTCTGGGTCTGAAGTAATGCTAGCAAACAAAGCTGCCAAGAAATTAAATAGTGATTTAGGCATAAATGTCAGAATTTTTTCAGTGCCGTTTCTTCAAGAACTGACTGAAAAAAGAGAAATAATTCAGAAATTAAGTATTGATAAGTATCCAATATTAGCAATTGAAGCATCAAATGATTGCACGTGATATAAATTTGCCCAATATACTGAATTAGATGTTGTTTTAGCCAGTAATTTTGGAGCATCAGCAGATGCAAAAACAGTATATGAAATGAATGGTTTTAACATTCAAAATATCGTTTCTCGTGCATTAAAACTTCTTAAAATTAGCTAA
- the secY gene encoding preprotein translocase subunit SecY, with protein sequence MKRFFGNLGYNISKLWYRLSHWWKNFWENKDVTKKLLFTLSFLAIYVIMTTIGAPFVKIKTQDVLNQDTFFNTLNLIGGGGLKNFSLVALGISPFINASLIMSLLQTRLFPSIQKLSQSGPQGRRKLNVITRILTLFIAFPQAILLSKSLGSGDNPFIEIIPAYGSSSLNVTTYFIVPMILIGGSLFSLFIAEQITDKGIGNGTSLIIFTGMAFALPNQFKQAVNYFVGTGSSSSLFVGALNFLGYLFIFALTLFVVGLIYNSERHIPIQQTGAGRSRNVKEMGKLPIKLNPGGIMPIIFSTMVISFPIMIARILPTGNAGKAWIEEYLKFTSPLGLSLLVVITFFFSYLMGIQQSKIDKISEDFAKNSTFIPGIQPGEETEDYLFSTVLRLSTFSAFYLVLLASFQYLQILLINWPPIISFGGTSVMILVSVALETIGQFKARLKTTHLAKQKQLSRKISDQIAYENTYGEHGPDKKSKNIKANGDGLLW encoded by the coding sequence ATGAAAAGATTTTTCGGAAACCTTGGTTATAACATTTCCAAACTTTGATATCGACTGTCTCATTGGTGAAAAAACTTTTGAGAAAATAAAGATGTAACAAAAAAACTTTTATTCACACTAAGTTTTTTAGCTATTTATGTCATTATGACTACAATTGGAGCACCATTTGTAAAAATTAAAACACAGGATGTTCTAAATCAAGATACGTTTTTTAATACATTAAACCTAATCGGTGGTGGAGGGCTAAAAAACTTTTCATTAGTTGCACTTGGTATTAGTCCATTCATTAACGCTTCTTTGATTATGTCGCTGTTGCAAACACGCTTATTCCCTTCCATCCAAAAATTAAGTCAGTCAGGTCCTCAAGGTCGTAGGAAGTTAAATGTTATTACAAGAATTTTAACTTTATTTATAGCCTTTCCACAAGCAATATTGCTATCGAAATCATTAGGTTCGGGAGACAATCCATTTATTGAAATCATTCCTGCATATGGTTCAAGCTCATTAAACGTTACAACGTACTTCATTGTGCCCATGATCTTAATCGGCGGTTCATTATTTTCATTATTTATAGCCGAACAGATTACAGACAAAGGTATTGGTAATGGTACTTCATTGATAATTTTTACAGGTATGGCTTTCGCATTACCTAACCAATTTAAACAAGCTGTTAACTACTTTGTTGGCACCGGTTCTTCATCATCATTATTTGTTGGAGCACTAAACTTTTTAGGATATTTATTTATATTTGCTTTAACTTTATTTGTTGTTGGATTAATTTACAACTCAGAACGCCATATTCCAATTCAACAAACAGGTGCTGGACGTTCGCGCAATGTCAAAGAAATGGGAAAATTACCAATCAAATTGAATCCTGGTGGTATTATGCCAATCATTTTCTCCACAATGGTAATTTCCTTCCCAATTATGATTGCTCGTATTTTGCCGACAGGAAATGCCGGTAAAGCATGAATAGAAGAATACTTAAAATTTACATCTCCACTGGGACTATCATTATTGGTTGTAATCACCTTTTTCTTTAGTTATTTAATGGGTATACAACAATCAAAAATTGACAAAATCAGTGAAGATTTTGCTAAAAATTCAACTTTTATACCTGGCATACAACCGGGTGAAGAAACCGAAGATTACTTATTTTCGACGGTTTTAAGACTTTCAACGTTTAGTGCATTCTATTTGGTTTTATTGGCTTCATTCCAATATCTTCAAATACTCTTAATTAATTGACCTCCAATTATTTCATTTGGCGGAACAAGTGTTATGATTTTAGTGTCTGTGGCACTTGAAACTATTGGACAATTTAAAGCTAGATTAAAAACAACACATCTTGCAAAACAAAAACAATTATCACGTAAAATCAGTGATCAAATAGCCTACGAAAATACTTATGGCGAACACGGTCCTGATAAAAAATCTAAAAATATTAAAGCAAACGGAGATGGATTATTATGATAG
- a CDS encoding adenylate kinase family protein yields MIDVKNAKLNMVFMGPPGVGKGTVASVIAKQYGFIHLSTGSIFREEIAKKSELGLKVSEIVKSGKYVPDEITNEIVKNKLTQLQKENKIVILDGYPRTLHQGQFLDTIKGFEYVVISLYAPEELILKRLSGRRFCPTCNAGYHIEYMPSKLGDRCEKCQSLLITRSDDAIDAIKVRQKVYHDETKPLLDFYQTSGKMIDFDASGNADDIANNIVKRLQK; encoded by the coding sequence ATGATAGACGTCAAAAACGCAAAATTAAACATGGTCTTTATGGGGCCTCCTGGTGTGGGGAAAGGAACAGTTGCTTCTGTAATTGCAAAACAATACGGATTTATTCACTTATCAACTGGTAGCATATTTCGTGAAGAAATTGCAAAGAAAAGTGAACTAGGTTTAAAAGTATCTGAGATTGTAAAATCAGGTAAATACGTTCCAGATGAAATAACGAATGAAATCGTTAAAAATAAATTAACTCAACTACAAAAAGAAAACAAAATAGTTATTCTAGATGGTTACCCTAGAACTTTACACCAAGGACAATTTTTAGATACCATCAAAGGTTTCGAATATGTTGTTATTTCACTATACGCGCCTGAAGAATTAATTCTAAAAAGATTGTCAGGACGTAGATTTTGTCCTACATGCAACGCAGGTTATCACATTGAGTATATGCCATCAAAACTTGGCGATAGATGTGAAAAATGTCAAAGTTTATTAATTACACGTTCTGACGATGCAATTGATGCAATTAAAGTTAGACAAAAAGTCTATCATGACGAAACAAAACCACTACTAGATTTTTACCAAACCAGTGGAAAAATGATTGATTTCGACGCATCCGGAAATGCTGATGATATAGCAAATAACATTGTAAAAAGACTTCAAAAATAG
- the map gene encoding type I methionyl aminopeptidase, translating to MILIKTQKQIEDITKCCQILAEVKQVVYDAIRPGVSLKELDSIAFNETIKRGARPAFLGLYGFPNTMCISVNEELIHGIPSDYVLKEGDLISCDMGCTYNGMNSDSAFTKGVGKITPTDQKLIKVAKLAFQAGVDAIKPGARVGDISYAIGQVIKKNKLYTPSDYCGHGIGQDVHEDPNVHNDGKPGTGPKLVDGMVICIEPMIMQKNARIKTKSDGWTVVSASGLNNAHYEHTVLIKDGKGVILTKGI from the coding sequence ATGATATTAATCAAAACGCAAAAGCAAATTGAAGACATAACTAAATGTTGTCAAATCCTGGCTGAAGTCAAACAAGTTGTTTATGACGCCATAAGACCAGGGGTCTCATTAAAAGAACTGGATTCAATCGCTTTTAATGAAACAATAAAACGAGGTGCCAGACCCGCCTTCCTAGGGTTGTATGGTTTTCCCAATACAATGTGCATCTCAGTAAACGAAGAATTGATCCACGGCATTCCGAGCGACTATGTGTTAAAAGAAGGAGATTTAATCTCTTGCGACATGGGTTGCACCTATAACGGAATGAACAGTGATAGTGCTTTCACAAAAGGCGTGGGCAAAATCACTCCTACTGACCAAAAATTAATTAAAGTAGCTAAATTAGCTTTCCAAGCAGGTGTCGACGCTATTAAGCCAGGCGCCAGAGTCGGAGATATTAGTTACGCTATTGGTCAAGTAATTAAAAAAAACAAACTTTATACCCCATCGGATTATTGCGGTCATGGCATCGGTCAAGATGTTCATGAAGACCCTAACGTCCACAATGACGGAAAACCAGGGACAGGTCCTAAATTAGTTGACGGAATGGTCATTTGTATCGAACCAATGATCATGCAAAAAAATGCTCGTATAAAAACCAAGAGTGATGGATGAACCGTTGTTAGCGCTAGCGGTTTAAACAACGCACACTATGAGCACACAGTGCTAATTAAGGATGGCAAGGGTGTTATATTGACGAAAGGAATTTAA
- the infA gene encoding translation initiation factor IF-1 — MAKDAIKFKAVVKQAFSTDEYEVELENGLVIKAHISGKMRVNHIRILPGDSVDVEISPYNLNLGRIIYRHR; from the coding sequence ATGGCAAAAGATGCTATTAAATTTAAAGCCGTTGTAAAGCAAGCCTTCTCTACCGACGAGTATGAGGTTGAACTTGAAAACGGTTTAGTAATTAAAGCTCATATTTCAGGAAAGATGCGCGTTAACCATATTCGTATCTTGCCTGGCGATTCAGTAGACGTAGAAATCAGCCCATATAACTTAAACTTGGGCAGAATTATCTACCGTCACAGATAA
- the rpmJ gene encoding 50S ribosomal protein L36, translating into MKVRASVKKMCKDCRVIKRRGIIRIICVLPKHKQRQG; encoded by the coding sequence ATGAAAGTTAGAGCTAGTGTTAAAAAAATGTGTAAGGATTGTCGTGTTATTAAACGTAGAGGTATTATCAGAATAATCTGTGTCCTACCAAAACACAAACAAAGACAAGGATAG
- the rpsM gene encoding 30S ribosomal protein S13, which translates to MARILNIEIPNNKRVVVSLTYIFGIGPTRAKEICAKANIDENVRVKDLSEEQLSAIREVARGYQTEGDLHREVSLNIKRLMEIKCYRGMRHRKGLPVRGQSTKSNARTRKGPRKTVAGKKK; encoded by the coding sequence ATGGCTAGAATTTTAAACATTGAAATACCAAATAACAAACGTGTTGTTGTTTCATTAACATACATTTTTGGAATTGGTCCAACAAGAGCAAAAGAAATTTGTGCAAAAGCAAATATCGACGAAAACGTAAGAGTTAAAGATTTATCAGAAGAACAACTATCAGCAATTCGTGAAGTAGCAAGAGGATACCAAACTGAAGGTGATTTACACCGTGAAGTTTCATTAAACATTAAACGTTTAATGGAAATCAAATGCTACCGTGGAATGAGACACAGAAAAGGGCTTCCAGTTAGAGGGCAATCTACAAAAAGTAATGCTCGTACACGTAAAGGCCCTAGAAAAACTGTTGCTGGTAAGAAGAAATAA
- the rpsK gene encoding 30S ribosomal protein S11 produces the protein MATKTTKKTKKRLVVSGVAHIHSTNQNTIVTFADEQGNVVAWSSSGAIGYKGSKKKTPYAAGLAAQAATELAKERGIKTVRVELKGLGAGKDAARKQIEVSGITVTEIKDVTPVPHNGTRPPKRVLKREKMR, from the coding sequence ATGGCTACAAAAACTACTAAAAAAACTAAAAAAAGATTAGTTGTTAGCGGTGTTGCACACATCCATTCAACTAACCAAAACACAATTGTTACTTTTGCTGATGAGCAAGGTAACGTAGTTGCATGATCTTCTTCTGGTGCAATCGGCTACAAAGGTTCTAAGAAAAAGACACCTTATGCTGCTGGTTTAGCAGCTCAAGCTGCTACAGAATTAGCTAAAGAACGTGGCATAAAAACTGTTAGAGTTGAATTAAAAGGTTTAGGAGCTGGTAAAGATGCTGCTCGTAAACAAATTGAAGTATCAGGAATAACTGTCACAGAAATCAAGGATGTTACACCTGTACCACACAACGGTACAAGACCTCCTAAACGTGTTCTTAAACGTGAAAAAATGAGATAG
- a CDS encoding DNA-directed RNA polymerase subunit alpha, with protein sequence MEKMAKLDYTQVETINSNAKEVNTTTFAIQPLERGFGQTVAVALRRVLLSNITSLALCAVKIEGVEHEFEVMQGVVEDVTSLIMNLRKVKFQYDPDLVSDDEVIKVVLNADKPGLVTSRNLEVVNSNIEITSKSVDLATISAKGSLHLEMYLRAGRGYTSSEENKKLISSVNFLSQIQSNIKKGILIATDSNFSPIENVNYKVSELNSASNNIEERLEFNITTDGTVGAKEALKQACEILVAHFSVIGKVEDMVIDSIFKKEEVEKEVEKEENDLDISQLNLSVRSLNALRKIGKTSLSQIAAMTYEELENTKNLGKKSLEEIISKLQEFDYELTKGEE encoded by the coding sequence ATGGAAAAAATGGCAAAATTAGACTACACACAAGTCGAAACCATCAATTCAAACGCAAAAGAAGTTAACACAACAACTTTTGCAATTCAACCACTTGAAAGAGGTTTTGGTCAAACTGTTGCAGTTGCTTTAAGAAGAGTTCTGTTATCAAACATCACTTCATTAGCATTATGCGCAGTTAAGATCGAAGGTGTTGAACACGAATTTGAAGTTATGCAAGGCGTAGTTGAAGATGTTACTTCATTAATAATGAATTTACGTAAAGTTAAATTCCAATATGACCCAGATTTAGTAAGTGATGATGAAGTTATCAAAGTTGTATTAAATGCTGACAAACCAGGTTTAGTAACCTCAAGAAATCTTGAAGTTGTTAATTCAAATATTGAAATTACCTCAAAATCAGTTGACTTAGCTACAATTAGTGCCAAGGGAAGTCTACACTTAGAAATGTATCTACGTGCTGGACGTGGCTACACTTCAAGCGAAGAAAATAAAAAACTTATTTCATCTGTAAACTTTTTAAGTCAAATTCAATCAAATATCAAAAAAGGTATCTTAATTGCTACCGATTCAAACTTCAGTCCAATTGAAAACGTTAACTATAAAGTTAGTGAATTAAACTCAGCTTCAAACAATATTGAAGAAAGACTAGAATTTAATATAACAACCGATGGTACCGTTGGTGCTAAGGAAGCTTTAAAACAAGCTTGTGAAATCTTGGTTGCTCACTTTAGCGTTATTGGTAAGGTTGAAGATATGGTTATTGATTCTATTTTCAAAAAAGAAGAAGTTGAAAAAGAAGTTGAAAAAGAAGAAAATGATTTAGATATTTCTCAATTAAATCTTTCAGTTCGTTCACTAAACGCACTAAGAAAAATTGGAAAAACATCATTATCGCAAATTGCTGCTATGACATACGAAGAACTTGAAAATACTAAAAACTTGGGTAAAAAATCTCTTGAAGAAATTATTTCAAAACTACAAGAATTCGATTATGAATTAACTAAAGGAGAAGAATAA
- the rplQ gene encoding 50S ribosomal protein L17, translated as MANPKQIYSRDTKWRKGVMRTLVSELFKHGRITTTLTRAKELRRHAEKMITKAKNPTLANRRAVASFLRPTLVEGNKDVLKHLFDTIAPKYAERNGGYTRIYKLVSRQGDSAPMAIIELV; from the coding sequence ATGGCTAATCCAAAACAAATTTACAGTCGTGATACTAAATGAAGAAAAGGCGTAATGCGTACTCTAGTGAGTGAATTATTCAAACACGGTCGTATTACAACAACTTTAACACGTGCTAAAGAATTGCGTCGTCACGCAGAAAAAATGATCACAAAAGCTAAAAACCCAACTCTTGCAAACCGTCGTGCTGTTGCTTCATTCCTACGCCCAACCTTAGTAGAAGGTAACAAAGACGTTCTAAAACACTTATTCGACACAATCGCACCTAAATACGCAGAAAGAAATGGTGGATACACACGTATTTACAAATTAGTTTCTCGTCAAGGTGACTCAGCCCCTATGGCAATTATTGAATTAGTCTAA
- a CDS encoding MAG1360 family OppF-related protein: protein MEQSKKIFTLELHFKPNRLKDNFTDIPLIALDKNSSNAFLVLDQESSLLGKGFARILISNKNIKTLKIYENHSIPTEVWNNKEILNNISFFNLDSLRMDTNSIPIVHEYQRINENYQITKSRLDSLSSVMSVKEYEIRNILLNTIKTKINIIASEISNFKREHEYLLKETMNQIKENNISEALSSSYKHNDIFEHFIDQTIGNFLDVYREIYHTCKEVIDKYYSSSDYLGRAHLESLIKRFELLRKMHKTSREMVKRTLFLKDIESEISILKKTRSEVYKTAQKRIKNIISWYKKAIKLQRNKALYFQKNSLQYRYLAKQIAVKKYIIKTLNNDRRGIKYLTESNFDELKTYLDSRMSLFIANNLSNTTISQHKFSIKKINEIIKKEFYLDLNQYVETSLSNESMYHEEIKSLQNKKRRVKHKKMNVFGIENFDEEINNLKTEIDLSSAKIEWKKEIDRSEYKNTILNNTMLNNNCNQIFKTHQNLLYVNMQWAIKFDEYIEKMNKNNKFETDALHQIRESTYDLNEIYSSINFMFDYLELLRYLIFDKFDLSVKNIKHIDLFARLIEILNSVSFSTASLTKPITNISPISRLKMGLLSELMNGAKTLFVADDITNNEYRLKNEFLRINKEFCMKSNITYTFITNNKDLILDNDFENLFVFYDNKLIEYGKTKDLFKQPLHPVFRRWLDNIPFKEQSREDIENYAFSDLFEFSNDHFIVAPNSIIKRLSADELHQIQPMIETQEQELTTINDLESYTDSTDTMIVNLDVTDLNEIDMDTQNITKEFMIYNENLDTSSIEINLTENEDAY from the coding sequence ATGGAGCAATCAAAAAAGATATTTACACTCGAATTACATTTTAAACCAAACAGATTAAAAGATAACTTTACAGATATTCCACTGATTGCATTAGATAAAAATTCTTCTAACGCTTTTTTAGTGTTAGATCAAGAATCAAGTTTACTGGGTAAGGGATTTGCAAGAATATTAATATCAAATAAAAACATTAAAACTTTAAAAATATATGAAAATCATTCAATACCTACAGAGGTCTGAAATAATAAAGAAATTTTAAATAATATTTCATTCTTTAATCTTGACTCATTGAGAATGGATACAAATTCTATCCCTATTGTTCATGAATATCAACGTATTAACGAAAACTATCAAATCACAAAATCTAGATTGGACTCACTTAGTTCAGTTATGAGTGTAAAAGAATATGAAATAAGAAATATTTTACTGAATACTATTAAAACCAAAATCAATATCATTGCGTCTGAGATTAGTAATTTTAAACGAGAACATGAATATCTATTAAAAGAAACAATGAATCAAATCAAAGAAAATAATATTTCAGAAGCATTATCAAGTTCTTATAAGCACAATGATATTTTTGAACACTTTATCGACCAAACTATCGGTAACTTTCTCGATGTTTATCGAGAAATTTACCATACTTGCAAAGAAGTAATCGATAAATATTACAGCAGTAGTGACTATTTAGGACGGGCTCATTTAGAGTCATTAATCAAAAGATTTGAGCTTCTAAGAAAAATGCATAAAACGTCAAGAGAAATGGTTAAAAGAACATTGTTTTTAAAAGATATAGAAAGTGAAATATCAATACTCAAAAAAACAAGATCAGAAGTATATAAAACTGCGCAAAAGAGAATAAAAAACATTATTTCCTGATACAAAAAAGCTATTAAATTGCAAAGAAATAAAGCATTATATTTTCAAAAAAACTCTTTACAATACCGATACCTTGCAAAACAAATAGCGGTTAAAAAATATATTATTAAAACATTAAACAATGATAGAAGAGGGATTAAATACTTAACCGAATCGAATTTTGATGAACTAAAAACTTATTTAGACTCTAGAATGTCTCTCTTCATTGCTAACAACTTATCCAATACTACTATAAGTCAACATAAATTTTCAATCAAAAAAATAAATGAAATAATCAAAAAGGAATTCTATTTAGATTTAAATCAATATGTTGAAACAAGCCTAAGTAATGAATCAATGTATCATGAAGAAATAAAATCACTCCAAAACAAAAAAAGACGAGTAAAACATAAAAAAATGAACGTCTTTGGTATCGAAAATTTTGATGAAGAAATTAATAATTTAAAGACTGAAATTGACTTAAGTTCAGCCAAAATAGAATGAAAAAAAGAAATTGATCGTAGTGAGTATAAAAACACAATTTTAAATAACACAATGTTAAATAATAACTGCAATCAAATATTTAAGACACACCAAAATCTTTTATACGTAAATATGCAATGAGCAATTAAATTTGACGAATACATTGAAAAGATGAACAAAAACAACAAATTTGAAACTGATGCATTGCACCAAATTAGAGAATCAACATACGATCTAAACGAGATTTATTCTTCTATCAATTTTATGTTTGATTACCTAGAATTATTACGCTATTTAATTTTTGATAAGTTTGATTTATCAGTTAAAAATATTAAACATATAGACTTATTCGCAAGATTAATAGAAATACTAAACTCAGTATCTTTTTCGACAGCAAGCTTAACTAAACCAATTACGAATATATCTCCAATTTCGAGATTAAAAATGGGTCTATTATCCGAACTCATGAATGGTGCAAAAACATTGTTTGTGGCTGATGATATCACAAACAATGAATATCGTTTAAAAAATGAATTTTTAAGAATAAATAAGGAATTTTGTATGAAATCAAACATTACCTATACATTTATTACAAATAATAAAGATTTAATTTTAGATAACGATTTCGAAAATCTTTTTGTCTTCTACGACAATAAATTGATTGAATACGGTAAAACCAAAGATTTATTCAAACAACCACTTCACCCCGTTTTTAGACGTTGATTAGATAATATTCCGTTTAAAGAGCAAAGTAGAGAAGATATAGAAAATTACGCTTTTAGTGATTTATTTGAATTCAGCAATGACCATTTTATTGTTGCTCCAAATTCAATAATTAAGCGATTATCAGCTGATGAATTACATCAAATTCAACCAATGATTGAAACCCAAGAACAAGAGTTAACAACTATTAACGATTTAGAATCATATACAGATTCAACTGACACAATGATTGTAAATTTGGACGTTACTGATTTAAATGAAATTGATATGGATACACAAAATATAACCAAGGAATTCATGATTTATAACGAAAATCTTGATACCTCATCAATTGAAATTAATTTAACAGAAAATGAAGATGCCTACTAA